The Streptococcus downei MFe28 DNA window CTGGACAAATATTTAGCCATCCTATGGTCCTTGACACTTGCCTTTTTATCTCTAAAGACATTTTGCTTAGAGATAAAGAGCAGGGCTTCATCAACCCCAATCCGAGCTACCTCGTCTGGAGTCAATAGTGGCCGCTGCTTAGCTTGGTAAGAGGTCGAACCTGAACGGTTACGGCCACGGCTTTCCGAATAATTCGCCTGCATAATGGTCTGTTGACCAGCCCGCATAGAAAAGTAATTCATGGTTTCCTTGTCATTAGTACCAAGGAAAAGAATGGAAGCACAGTTATTAAAGATGGTTTCCCAATCTTTTGGATAGACTTTCTTCAACTGGCTGATAGCCTGGATAATAATTTCAATGGAAATTTCCCGACTACGCACAGAGGCCTGAACCTCAGTAAAGTTAGGGATAGCCCCGATATTCGCAAACTCATCAATGATGACCCGCACGTGGAGAAGGTCATCAATGGTTAGGCCTTCGTCTTTTCGCTGACCTTGGATAATAGCATCCGCCCCATGAGTCAACTCCTCAAACATAAAGGCGAAGAGTATAGAAGCCAAGAAGTTAAAGGACTTGTTGGTTTCAGGAATTGCAATAAAGACGGCTGTCTTTTGCGTGTTCCAAGTCTCCATCTCCATAGAGTCACTAGAAATTAAATCGGTTACGGCCTCATGGTCAAAGACAGAATATTGGGCACTCATAACCGCAGTGACACTGGTTCTGGTTTCCCCACTAAAGTTACTATTAAACAAATCCCATTGACGGCAAGCATAGTTATCACCGATCCGTTTTTCCAGCTTTTTAAACAAAACCTCTAAGGGACTGGGAATGTCTGGATTTTCCCTTTGAACAATCCGCAGCAGTTGGGCGACTTGGGATAGATTAGGCGTATAGCCTCTCTCCTGACTATCAAAGTAAAGGTAGCCAATCAAAGACCTTGTTAAAAGCAAATTAGCTTGAATCCAGAAGTCTTCCCCTTGATTATTGGACTTCTTCGTTCCTTCT harbors:
- a CDS encoding VirD4-like conjugal transfer protein, CD1115 family — translated: MLRQRRKFWPYVIVGLVFAYLCHRLVAEFRAAPKPRGVIDPFAQLPYALDHFLKRPYFLWDTSEFALGAAAIGFILAMVLYLRFTPGGTYRRGEESGSARYATKKEMKSFEDKDPQNNIIFTKKAQMGLFNSRLPYDKQLNKNVLVDGLPGDGKTYNYVKPNIMQMNASYVVTDPKGLLVHEVGKMLEDNGYKIKVFDLVNMTNSNTFNPFNYMKSELDIDRLTEAIVEGTKKSNNQGEDFWIQANLLLTRSLIGYLYFDSQERGYTPNLSQVAQLLRIVQRENPDIPSPLEVLFKKLEKRIGDNYACRQWDLFNSNFSGETRTSVTAVMSAQYSVFDHEAVTDLISSDSMEMETWNTQKTAVFIAIPETNKSFNFLASILFAFMFEELTHGADAIIQGQRKDEGLTIDDLLHVRVIIDEFANIGAIPNFTEVQASVRSREISIEIIIQAISQLKKVYPKDWETIFNNCASILFLGTNDKETMNYFSMRAGQQTIMQANYSESRGRNRSGSTSYQAKQRPLLTPDEVARIGVDEALLFISKQNVFRDKKASVKDHRMAKYLSSGFGDANWYTYYRDMKNQDIAEFTQNTDQSRVLERGGGYHQFAASTPTIDDEVASQNSEMSTEGPSQNAQAEQSPQDLVASWEEEAG